The Chrysiogenia bacterium region CCCGGCTGGGCGTGATGCCGCAGGAACTGGGTGCGCTGCTTGAGAAAACCAAATCGCTTCCCAATATTGAGATCGAAGGCATCTGCTCGCACCTCTCGGTTGCCGAAGATGCGGGCGGCGCGCTCACCGCGCTCCAGAAGCAGCGCTTTGCAGAGGCGCTCTCGCTGGCCGAAAACAAGGGCGTTCGCCCGGCGCTTCGCCACCTGGCCAATTCCTCGGCAACGATTCTTGACCCCGAGACCCACTACGACATGGTGCGCTGCGGGATCGCCGTCTATGGCGAACACCCGGCGGTGCAGACGCGCGGCAAGATCGAACTGCAGCCCGCGCTCGCATGGACGACGCAGGTTCACCAGCTAAAGCGCATCGCCGCCGGAGAGATCGTTTCCTACGGCGCCACCTGGAAGGCCCAGCGTGAGAGTCTCATCGCCGTGGTGCCCGTGGGCTACGGCGACGGATACCGGCGAAATCTCAGCAACCGCGCGCGCATGATCGCGGGCGGAAAGTCCTGCCCGGTGGTCGGCATCGTGTGCATGGACCTCACCATGATCGATGTAACCGACGTGCCCGGCATCGTCGCCGGCGACGAGGTCACGGTGATCGGTGCGACAGGCGGCGAGCATGTGAGCGCCGCCGAGCTGGCGGAGATTCTGGGCACCATTTCCTACGAAGTCCTCACGGGCATCGGCGCCCGGGTGGCACGGGTATATCGCTAAGATGGTCCTTTTCTTCGACGCACTGGGCGCCTTCCTGCTCGCCCGCCTCGAAGAGGTGGGGCGTTACTTCCGTCTGGTCTGGTGGGCGGCG contains the following coding sequences:
- the alr gene encoding alanine racemase, whose amino-acid sequence is MQTLRADMPSGASQTDSDEGRTPSVARVDLGAIAANARALKAKLAPGTKFLAAVKANAYGHGAVPVARALLAEGTDWLAVATLAEGRELREAGIGAPVLLMQGIRPDQAAGVVAGDFATFVYDAPVLEALSAAASAQAKRARVHIKVDTGMTRLGVMPQELGALLEKTKSLPNIEIEGICSHLSVAEDAGGALTALQKQRFAEALSLAENKGVRPALRHLANSSATILDPETHYDMVRCGIAVYGEHPAVQTRGKIELQPALAWTTQVHQLKRIAAGEIVSYGATWKAQRESLIAVVPVGYGDGYRRNLSNRARMIAGGKSCPVVGIVCMDLTMIDVTDVPGIVAGDEVTVIGATGGEHVSAAELAEILGTISYEVLTGIGARVARVYR